In Streptomyces erythrochromogenes, the DNA window CAGTCCTGGGGCTGGAAGTCTTGGAGGAAGGGCCGGGGCGGGACCCGGGATCAGCTGGTGCGGCCCTTGGCGTCGAAGGCCTTCATGCGGTCCAGCACGCCGTCGGCGGTGGGGCTGAGCATCTCGTCGACGATCCGGCCGTCGGCGAGGAAGATGACGCGGTCGGCGTAGGAGGCGGCCACGGGATCGTGGGTGACCATCACGACGGTCTGGCCGAGCTCGCGCACGGAGTTGCGCAGGAAGCCGAGCACCTCGGCGCCGGAGCGGGAGTCCAGGTTTCCGGTCGGCTCGTCACCGAAGATGATCTCGGGGCGGGAGGCCAGGGCGCGGGCCACGGCCACGCGCTGCTGCTGGCCGCCGGAGAGCTGGGTGGGCCGGTGGCCGAGGCGGCCGGAGAGGCCGACCATGTCCACCACGGTGTCCAGCCACTGCTTGTCGGGCTTGCGGCCGGCGATGTCCATGGGGAGCGTGATGTTCTCCAGGGCCGTCAGCGTCGGCAGCAGGTTGAACGCCTGGAAGATGAAGCCGATCTTGTCCCGGCGCAGCTGTGTGAGCTGCTTGTCCTTGAGGGAGCCCAGCTCGGTCTCGCCGATGCGGACCGAGCCCGCGGAGAAGGTGTCCAGGCCGGCGACGCAGTGCATCAGGGTGGACTTGCCGGAGCCCGAGGGGCCCATGATCGCGGTGAACTGTCCCTGGCCGAAGTCCACGGAGACGTTGTCCAGGGCGACCACCTGGGTCTCGCCCTGGCCGTACACCTTGGAGAGGCCGGTGGCGCGGGCGGCCACGGCCTGGGCGGTGTGCGGGGCGTAGTTCATGGTGGTCACAGGACGGCTCCTCGGTCTGTTGTGCGGGGACTCCTCCATCTTCACCGCGCCCTTACCTGTTGCGGATCAGCCGCCGTGCCTGTTCCCGGGCCCACTCGAGAGTGACGGCGGGCGGGTGCGCCTCCTCCTCTGGTATGACAGGAGCCCTGATCGGCGGGCGGTGGCCCGGGGTGGCGCGGAGGGTGGCGCGCGGGGTGGCGCGGGCCATCGAAATCCCGTCATTCCCGTACAGGTGGTGATCGACGTCCAGAACGGGCCGACCGTGCATTCTGGGGCCTGACGGACCCTCAAGCGCCAATAAAATCAGACAACATCGGATAGGCGGCCGGTCGGCGGCGAGTGTGTTCCGGATAGGCTCGGCACAGCGTTCAAGGCTTTTTCCACGGGGGCCGCCACGCCCTGCCCGGATGGTGGAATGCAGACACGGCGAGCTTAAACCTCGCTGGCCTTCGGGCCGTGCCGGTTCAAGTCCGGCTCCGGGCACCACTCGTGGCACACGCTCTGACCAGGCAAGACGCGTACACGTGAGCATGATCTTTTGCATGCGTGGGAACACATCGGGAACACCGGCGCTACAGTGCGCCCTATGGCGAGCGTGCACCCGCGGAAGAACCGCGCAGGAGAGATCACCAGCTATCAGGTCAAGTGGCGCGACGGCGGCGGCCGCGACGGCGCCTGGCAGTCCGAGACGTTCGAGGACGAGGTGCAGGCCGGCGTCTTCAAGACGGCGGTCGACGAGGCCGGCAACCGCTGGCCCCCTGGCTGGGTCAAGGGCCGCGGGTACATCGTGGCGGAGCCAGCCCAGCCGGACGAGAAGTACCGGTTCCGGAACTACGCGACGACCATGATCGAGAACCGGACGGGGATCGAGGAGCGGTACCGCAGGGACTGCATCCGGGACCTGAAGACGTACATCTTCCCCACGTTCGGGGAGTGCGACGTCCGCAGCACGGAGCACTTCAGCTCGGACACGATCGACGCGTGGCTCCGCAAGCTCGAGCTGCTGTGGATCTGGCGCGGCGCCGACAAGAAGAGGCTCAGCCCCAAGACCGTCCGGAACCTGCACGGCCTGCTGAGCTCCGTCCTCGAGCGGGCCGTCCTCGCGGAGCCCCCGCTGCGCAGCCGCAACCCCTGCAAGCTGAGCAACCTGCCGCGTGCCGATGACCAGATCGACGACGAGATGTGCTTCATGACGCCGCAGGAAGTCGACGGCCTGCTCCGGTGCTTCAGCGTCCGCCAGGACCAGCTGCTCGTCACCGTCGCCTACGGCACCGGCCTGCGGTTCGGGGAGCTCACCGCGCTCATGCCCCAGGACATCATCGACCGGGACACCGGCAAGGTGAAGCTGCGGGTACAGCGTGCATGGAAGCGGGACGAGGAGGGCGCCTACTTCCTCGGGCCCCCGAAGACGAAGAAGGCCCGGCGCACCATCCGGATCTCGGCGGGCGTGGTCGAGGCCCTCGACGAGCTGGGGCTGTACGAGCTGGGCGACGACGAGCTGTTCTTCACCGGGGCCGGCGGGACCCGCCTGCACTACAGCACGTTCGGCGACCGCTGGGCCCGCGCGGTCCGGCTCGCCCGCCAGGCCGGCGTCTTCACCGCGGGCAAGAAGCCGACCCCGCACGACCTGCGCCACTCCCACGTTGCTGCGCTCATCTCCGCTGGCCACGGCCTGCCCTACGTCCAGCGGCGGGTGGGGCACCAGTCGATCCAGACGACCAGCGACGTCTACGGCCACCTCCTGCCGGAGGCTGACGACGATGCCATGGCGACCATCGAGGCGTCCCTGGCGGGCGGCCGAGCGCCGCTGCGGTCGGTCGGGTAGGTCAGCCCTGGCCGCGCGCGGGGGCGGGCACTGAAGGCTTCTCCCCGGCGCGCGGCTGCTGGCCCAGCACACCCTCGATCCGGGCGCACGCAACCTCGGTGCGGAGCTCGTCCATCTGGCGGTTGACCTCGTCGACCTGGCGGGTGACGGAGCGCTTGTGCACGGCGCAGGCGACGGTGGCTACCACGATCAGGACCAGGGTGCTCACATCGAAAACGGTTTCGTACATCGCCTCTCCCGGCTTGGGTACCGCAGGGCTGCCGTGGGGGGTGTCCCGTGGGGGCGCGGCATTGTCCTGATGTCTCTGTGGTGCGTAGGCTATACCGCCTATTTGTAGCTTCAACAGTACAAACTGTAATGATCTCGATTGAAAGTGATTCCAGTCGGTTGGC includes these proteins:
- a CDS encoding tyrosine-type recombinase/integrase codes for the protein MASVHPRKNRAGEITSYQVKWRDGGGRDGAWQSETFEDEVQAGVFKTAVDEAGNRWPPGWVKGRGYIVAEPAQPDEKYRFRNYATTMIENRTGIEERYRRDCIRDLKTYIFPTFGECDVRSTEHFSSDTIDAWLRKLELLWIWRGADKKRLSPKTVRNLHGLLSSVLERAVLAEPPLRSRNPCKLSNLPRADDQIDDEMCFMTPQEVDGLLRCFSVRQDQLLVTVAYGTGLRFGELTALMPQDIIDRDTGKVKLRVQRAWKRDEEGAYFLGPPKTKKARRTIRISAGVVEALDELGLYELGDDELFFTGAGGTRLHYSTFGDRWARAVRLARQAGVFTAGKKPTPHDLRHSHVAALISAGHGLPYVQRRVGHQSIQTTSDVYGHLLPEADDDAMATIEASLAGGRAPLRSVG
- a CDS encoding ABC transporter ATP-binding protein, which produces MNYAPHTAQAVAARATGLSKVYGQGETQVVALDNVSVDFGQGQFTAIMGPSGSGKSTLMHCVAGLDTFSAGSVRIGETELGSLKDKQLTQLRRDKIGFIFQAFNLLPTLTALENITLPMDIAGRKPDKQWLDTVVDMVGLSGRLGHRPTQLSGGQQQRVAVARALASRPEIIFGDEPTGNLDSRSGAEVLGFLRNSVRELGQTVVMVTHDPVAASYADRVIFLADGRIVDEMLSPTADGVLDRMKAFDAKGRTS